A part of Paenarthrobacter sp. A20 genomic DNA contains:
- a CDS encoding polysaccharide lyase 8 family protein, whose protein sequence is MSLQFPRRTLLQGAGALSLAAVVSSMFARNAWAETAPDAAQFAALRTRWVDQITGRNVIQAGDPDFAKAITALNSKAADSLAKLNRAPGRTSVFTDLSFAKDAEMVTTYTRLSQLATAWATPTAAVFGDASVLADIKAGLADANTLCYNDAKEEVGNWWSWEIGVPRALADTMVLLHAELSAAEIQAYSAAIDHFVPDPWLQFPPKRGKITSVGANRVDLCQGIIIRSLAGEDTPKLQHAIAGLSQVWQYVTSGDGIFRDGSFIQHSTTPYTGSYGVVLLNGLSKLFALLGGTGFEVSDPSRSIFFDAVEGSFAPLIINGAMADSVRGRSISREANTGYDLAATSIEAILLLARAMDSATASRWRGLCAGWITRNTYRPILTGASVPRTALVKELLAAGVAPVPESPGHRLFPAMDRTIHRGTGWALSLSMASNRIAWYECGNGENNRGYHTGSGMTYFHTADLGQYDDAFWATANYNRLPGTTVDTTPLPDKVEGEWGAAVPANEWTGSAALGEVAAVGQHLVGPGRTGLSARKSWFVSGDVAVCLGADITTSSGARVESIVDHRNLHQGNNALTTASGTIAATPGNAAVLSDDRWVHLEGFGGYAVLDSSQLTVLREGRSGSWSGVNINGSTTVQQRNYATIYVDHGAGAGPKSYAYLVAPGASAKECGKLAKGNKHVVIRNDATAQSVEFTAEKTTAATFWKPGTAGDLGASGPACVVFSRHGNVLSLAVSEPTQKAASLTLTLPEGTWSSVLEGAGTLGTDTAGKTTLTLDTTGLSGQARVVKLRR, encoded by the coding sequence TTGTCACTTCAATTCCCTCGCAGGACCCTTCTTCAGGGCGCCGGTGCCCTGTCTTTGGCAGCAGTGGTCAGCTCGATGTTTGCCCGGAATGCATGGGCCGAAACAGCACCGGATGCCGCGCAATTCGCAGCGCTGCGAACCCGCTGGGTGGACCAGATTACCGGGCGAAATGTCATCCAGGCCGGCGATCCGGACTTCGCCAAAGCGATCACGGCCCTGAACAGCAAAGCAGCTGACTCCTTGGCGAAGCTCAACCGTGCGCCCGGCCGGACGTCGGTCTTCACGGATCTGTCCTTCGCCAAGGACGCGGAAATGGTCACCACGTACACCCGCCTCTCCCAACTCGCCACGGCTTGGGCGACACCCACCGCGGCGGTGTTTGGGGATGCCTCGGTGCTGGCAGACATCAAAGCGGGACTCGCTGACGCCAATACGCTCTGCTACAACGACGCCAAGGAAGAAGTTGGCAACTGGTGGTCGTGGGAGATCGGTGTGCCCCGGGCCTTGGCCGACACCATGGTGCTGCTTCACGCCGAGCTCTCCGCCGCTGAGATCCAGGCCTACTCTGCCGCGATCGATCACTTTGTCCCCGACCCGTGGCTGCAGTTCCCGCCCAAGCGCGGCAAGATCACCTCAGTGGGAGCGAACCGCGTGGACCTGTGCCAGGGAATCATCATCCGGTCCTTGGCCGGGGAGGACACGCCCAAGCTCCAGCACGCCATCGCCGGCCTTAGCCAGGTGTGGCAGTACGTCACCAGCGGCGATGGAATCTTCCGGGACGGCTCCTTCATCCAGCACAGCACTACGCCTTACACGGGCTCCTACGGTGTAGTGCTGCTGAACGGACTGTCCAAACTCTTCGCACTGCTTGGCGGCACTGGCTTCGAGGTCTCCGACCCATCGCGCAGCATCTTCTTCGACGCCGTCGAGGGATCGTTCGCGCCGCTCATCATCAACGGAGCCATGGCCGATTCCGTCCGTGGCAGGAGCATCAGCCGCGAAGCGAACACGGGATACGACCTTGCCGCGACCAGCATAGAAGCCATCCTGCTCCTGGCCCGTGCCATGGACAGCGCGACGGCAAGCAGGTGGCGGGGGCTCTGCGCCGGCTGGATCACGCGCAACACTTATCGCCCCATCCTGACTGGGGCGAGCGTGCCCCGGACGGCCCTGGTCAAAGAGCTGCTGGCGGCCGGCGTCGCGCCTGTGCCTGAATCCCCGGGACACCGGCTCTTCCCGGCCATGGACCGCACCATCCACCGGGGGACCGGGTGGGCTTTGTCGTTGTCCATGGCCAGTAACCGCATCGCTTGGTACGAATGCGGCAACGGGGAGAACAACCGCGGGTATCACACCGGTTCCGGCATGACCTACTTCCACACCGCGGACCTGGGCCAGTACGACGACGCCTTCTGGGCCACCGCCAACTACAACCGCCTTCCCGGCACCACGGTGGACACCACCCCGTTGCCGGACAAGGTGGAAGGTGAATGGGGTGCTGCCGTCCCGGCCAATGAGTGGACCGGGTCCGCCGCACTTGGTGAGGTGGCCGCCGTCGGACAGCACCTGGTGGGTCCCGGCCGCACAGGCCTGTCGGCCCGGAAGTCCTGGTTCGTCAGCGGCGACGTCGCCGTCTGCCTCGGCGCCGATATCACCACCAGTTCCGGAGCCAGGGTGGAAAGCATCGTTGACCACCGCAACCTCCACCAAGGCAACAATGCACTCACGACGGCGTCGGGCACCATTGCGGCAACGCCGGGCAACGCTGCTGTGCTGAGTGACGATCGCTGGGTCCACCTGGAAGGTTTCGGTGGCTATGCCGTGCTCGATTCCTCGCAGCTCACCGTGCTCCGGGAAGGCCGTTCCGGAAGCTGGTCGGGAGTGAACATCAACGGCAGCACCACCGTGCAACAGCGGAATTACGCAACCATCTACGTCGATCACGGTGCGGGTGCTGGACCGAAGAGTTACGCCTACTTGGTGGCCCCGGGGGCGTCGGCGAAGGAGTGCGGCAAGCTGGCGAAAGGGAACAAGCACGTGGTGATCCGCAACGATGCCACGGCGCAGTCGGTGGAATTCACAGCCGAGAAGACCACCGCAGCGACGTTCTGGAAGCCCGGAACGGCAGGCGACCTTGGCGCCTCCGGCCCGGCATGCGTGGTGTTTTCCCGGCACGGCAACGTCCTGAGCCTGGCTGTCAGCGAGCCAACGCAAAAGGCGGCCAGCCTCACGCTCACCCTGCCGGAAGGCACGTGGTCAAGCGTGCTGGAAGGCGCGGGCACGCTGGGAACGGACACTGCGGGCAAGACGACCCTGACGCTGGACACCACCGGGCTCAGCGGGCAGGCACGGGTGGTGAAGCTCCGCCGCTAG
- a CDS encoding DinB family protein — protein MDDKAMLLGYLRLRRADLLGKLDGLGEYDARRPMTPTGTNLLGLVKHVASVELDYFGVTFGRPSGRDMPWLADDAEPDSDMWVPVTETREQILELHHFSAKHSDETIESLPLDAPGVVPWWSEEKKDVTLHQILVHMCVETARHAGHADIIRELIDGSIGQRPGDPNIPGRNSEEWAAHRYRIEEAAREADRRHY, from the coding sequence ATGGATGACAAAGCGATGTTGCTCGGTTATTTGCGGCTCCGCAGGGCGGACCTGCTCGGAAAACTGGACGGCCTTGGCGAGTATGACGCCCGCAGGCCCATGACGCCCACGGGCACCAACCTGCTGGGCCTTGTGAAGCATGTGGCCAGCGTGGAGTTGGACTATTTCGGGGTGACCTTCGGGCGGCCAAGCGGCAGGGACATGCCCTGGCTGGCCGATGACGCCGAACCGGATTCCGATATGTGGGTACCCGTCACCGAGACGCGTGAGCAAATCCTGGAGCTGCACCACTTCTCGGCCAAGCACAGCGATGAGACCATCGAGTCCCTCCCCCTGGATGCTCCAGGTGTGGTGCCGTGGTGGTCGGAAGAGAAGAAGGACGTGACGCTCCACCAAATCCTGGTTCACATGTGCGTCGAGACAGCCCGCCACGCAGGACATGCAGACATCATCCGCGAGCTCATCGACGGCAGCATTGGGCAAAGGCCGGGGGATCCGAACATCCCGGGCCGTAACTCCGAAGAATGGGCAGCCCATCGCTACCGTATCGAGGAAGCAGCCCGGGAGGCTGACCGCCGCCACTACTGA
- a CDS encoding phosphodiester glycosidase family protein has product MTPPQTENRKGGRTRRVVVSAVLAVTLSAGGAAAWALDRFVIPHAQITNVSEYEASQAGTTTNSSTDETSADTSASAVVTDTSYTSGDTGVTVSTVTTGSGDDTVTYYVADVVLDDATTLKSAFAEDTYGENITENTSAIAEDHNAVFAINGDYYGFRDTGIVIRNGVVYRDEGARQGLAFYKDGTVKVYDETTTTAEQLIADGVWNTLSFGPSLLDNGEIASGIEDVEVDTNFGNHSIQGEQPRTAVGVIDDNHLVFVVVDGRSPGYSAGVTMTGLAQIMKDLGATTAYNIDGGGSSTMYFNGSLVNNPLGENKERGTSDILYIAQS; this is encoded by the coding sequence ATGACTCCTCCACAGACTGAAAACCGTAAGGGCGGCCGGACCCGGCGCGTCGTCGTCTCCGCCGTCCTGGCGGTCACTCTCTCTGCCGGGGGTGCCGCAGCCTGGGCCCTGGACCGTTTTGTTATTCCGCACGCACAGATCACCAACGTCTCCGAATACGAAGCCAGCCAGGCCGGCACTACGACAAACAGCTCGACCGATGAGACGTCCGCGGACACGTCCGCGAGCGCCGTGGTCACGGATACCTCCTACACCTCCGGCGATACGGGCGTCACCGTTTCCACGGTGACCACCGGCAGCGGCGACGACACCGTCACTTACTACGTTGCCGACGTCGTGCTTGATGACGCCACCACGCTGAAGTCGGCGTTCGCTGAGGATACCTACGGCGAAAACATCACGGAGAACACCTCTGCGATCGCCGAAGACCACAACGCTGTCTTCGCCATCAACGGCGACTACTACGGCTTCCGGGACACGGGCATCGTGATCCGCAACGGCGTGGTGTACCGGGACGAAGGTGCCCGACAGGGGCTCGCGTTCTACAAGGACGGCACCGTCAAGGTGTACGACGAAACCACCACCACTGCCGAGCAACTCATAGCCGACGGGGTCTGGAACACGCTCTCCTTCGGGCCGTCGCTGCTGGACAACGGCGAGATCGCTTCTGGCATCGAGGACGTGGAGGTGGATACCAACTTCGGCAACCACTCCATCCAGGGCGAGCAGCCACGCACCGCCGTGGGCGTCATCGACGACAACCACCTGGTGTTCGTGGTGGTCGATGGCCGCAGCCCGGGCTACTCCGCCGGTGTCACCATGACCGGCCTCGCGCAGATCATGAAGGACCTGGGCGCCACCACCGCGTACAACATCGACGGCGGCGGCTCCTCCACCATGTACTTCAACGGCTCGCTGGTGAACAACCCGCTCGGTGAGAACAAAGAGCGCGGCACCTCCGACATCCTCTACATCGCCCAGTCATGA
- a CDS encoding bifunctional glycosyltransferase family 2/GtrA family protein gives MIILIPAYEPDHQLINLVQKLQEADPWLTIVVVDDGSGQDFQDTFDAAARLGCHVLSYAVNGGKGHALKSGFAFIAERFPGHDVVCADSDGQHGVADILAVADRVRHVTASMVLGCRNFSGDVPARSKFGNTVTRGLFRLATGQRITDTQTGLRGYRADMLPWLVSVRGQRYEYELNLLLEAQQAGYGIDSVEIATVYLDHNSGSHFRPVADSIRIYAPLLKFLGSSLSAFAVDLAMFVILSAFTDSLLVAVVGARLVSASVNFMVNRRVVFEHGKDTSLRAAATGYVALVIVLLAANYTAIWALTSISIPDLPAKILTEAALLFVSYAVQQRFLFVRKSRASVTARAVQSEPAAPETHIPALVPAQFQHSMTGKSGNQSPKRFRSN, from the coding sequence ATGATCATCCTGATACCGGCCTACGAACCGGACCACCAGCTCATCAACCTCGTCCAAAAGCTCCAGGAAGCGGACCCGTGGCTGACCATCGTGGTGGTGGACGATGGCTCCGGACAGGACTTCCAGGACACGTTCGACGCCGCCGCCCGGCTGGGGTGCCATGTGCTCAGTTACGCCGTGAACGGCGGCAAGGGCCATGCGCTCAAGAGCGGTTTCGCCTTCATCGCGGAGCGCTTCCCGGGCCACGACGTTGTATGTGCCGACAGCGACGGACAACACGGGGTGGCCGATATCCTGGCCGTTGCCGACCGTGTCCGCCACGTCACGGCATCGATGGTCCTTGGCTGCCGGAACTTCAGCGGTGATGTGCCGGCCCGCAGCAAGTTTGGCAACACGGTGACCCGGGGGCTGTTCAGGCTCGCGACGGGTCAACGGATCACAGATACGCAAACCGGGCTCCGGGGCTACCGGGCTGACATGCTCCCGTGGCTTGTCTCGGTCCGCGGCCAGCGGTACGAGTACGAACTCAATCTGCTGCTCGAGGCTCAACAGGCCGGCTACGGCATCGACAGCGTGGAAATAGCCACGGTCTATCTGGACCACAACTCGGGATCGCACTTCAGGCCTGTGGCTGACTCGATCAGGATCTATGCGCCGTTGCTGAAGTTCCTCGGCTCGTCGCTGTCCGCGTTCGCGGTGGACCTGGCAATGTTCGTCATCCTCAGTGCCTTCACGGATTCGCTCCTGGTGGCGGTGGTGGGAGCCCGACTGGTCAGTGCCTCGGTGAATTTCATGGTCAACCGCCGGGTGGTGTTTGAGCACGGCAAGGACACCTCGCTCCGCGCCGCGGCTACGGGCTATGTGGCCTTGGTGATTGTCCTGCTGGCCGCCAACTACACCGCCATCTGGGCCCTCACCTCCATCTCGATTCCGGACCTGCCCGCCAAGATCCTCACGGAGGCCGCGCTGCTGTTTGTCAGCTATGCCGTGCAGCAGCGCTTCCTGTTCGTCCGCAAGTCCCGCGCCTCCGTAACGGCACGGGCCGTTCAGTCGGAGCCAGCCGCCCCTGAAACACATATCCCAGCCTTGGTCCCGGCACAGTTTCAGCACAGCATGACCGGGAAAAGTGGAAACCAATCCCCCAAGAGATTCCGGAGTAACTGA
- a CDS encoding DUF4956 domain-containing protein, protein MNTIILIAADLAAITILTLALYLRRHRRRDLVVSYLGMNVGVLAVATALSGSAAGVGLGLGLFGVLSIIRLRSTELAQHEVAYYFSALALGLIAGIGVEPLWLTLALMALVLLVMFVGDNPRVLPAYRHQTVVLDRAINNEPELYARLEEVLNGTVHSATIQELDMVNDKTIVDVRYAVRAQQQPRHAELGFNQPAGALSPAPQELPAQSTQEQATHAQPSVPTSAGVA, encoded by the coding sequence ATGAACACCATCATCCTCATCGCGGCAGACCTGGCCGCCATCACCATTTTGACGCTCGCCCTCTACCTCCGCCGGCACAGGCGTCGTGACTTGGTAGTTTCCTACCTCGGCATGAACGTCGGCGTCCTGGCAGTGGCAACGGCGTTGTCGGGTTCGGCCGCAGGGGTTGGCTTGGGACTTGGCTTGTTCGGTGTTCTCTCCATCATCCGGCTCCGTTCCACGGAACTCGCCCAGCACGAGGTGGCCTACTACTTCTCCGCTCTGGCACTGGGCTTGATCGCCGGCATCGGGGTGGAGCCGCTCTGGCTGACCCTGGCCCTCATGGCGCTGGTCCTCTTGGTGATGTTCGTCGGCGATAACCCACGGGTCCTCCCTGCCTACCGCCACCAGACCGTGGTCCTGGACCGTGCCATCAACAACGAACCAGAGCTTTACGCCCGGCTGGAGGAAGTCCTCAACGGTACGGTCCACTCGGCCACCATCCAGGAGCTGGACATGGTCAACGACAAGACGATCGTGGACGTCCGGTACGCTGTCCGCGCGCAGCAGCAGCCGCGACACGCAGAGCTTGGCTTCAACCAGCCCGCAGGCGCACTCTCCCCTGCACCCCAGGAACTGCCGGCACAGTCCACGCAGGAGCAGGCAACGCACGCCCAGCCGTCCGTGCCCACCTCGGCAGGTGTAGCGTGA
- a CDS encoding polyphosphate polymerase domain-containing protein produces MPQLGDLPAVGLEELTTEAALLTRVDRKYLVPSATARKILSTFSAEARVLEMDGKRTFDYDSVYFDTPGLDSYMLAAHGRRRRFKIRTRTYVDSAVSFLEVKTEGAREATVKERIPYELSDRDRLTEEGLAYINETLAATIGNVRFGPLEPVLSTRYDRTTLFLPESGSRATIDTDVTWQSPDGHPWMLDDAVVVETKSGSAPGPLDRHLWAHGVRPCRISKFATGMAALHPELPANRWNQTLRRRMPLRPLH; encoded by the coding sequence ATGCCGCAGCTGGGCGACCTGCCCGCCGTCGGACTTGAAGAACTCACCACGGAAGCCGCGCTGCTGACCCGGGTCGACCGAAAGTATCTGGTTCCGTCGGCGACTGCCCGCAAGATCCTCAGCACGTTCAGCGCTGAAGCCCGCGTCCTGGAAATGGACGGGAAGCGGACCTTCGACTACGACTCCGTGTACTTCGACACCCCCGGGTTGGACAGCTACATGCTGGCCGCCCATGGACGCCGCCGGCGGTTCAAGATCCGAACGCGGACCTATGTGGACAGCGCCGTCAGCTTCCTGGAGGTCAAGACCGAAGGCGCCCGGGAGGCAACGGTCAAGGAACGGATCCCCTATGAGTTGTCCGACCGGGACCGGTTGACCGAGGAAGGCCTGGCCTACATCAATGAAACCTTGGCAGCCACGATTGGCAATGTCAGGTTCGGACCGCTGGAGCCAGTCCTGTCCACGCGATACGACCGCACCACCTTGTTCCTTCCCGAATCAGGAAGCCGCGCGACCATCGATACCGACGTCACCTGGCAAAGCCCCGACGGCCACCCATGGATGTTGGACGACGCCGTAGTGGTGGAGACGAAGTCCGGCTCCGCCCCTGGCCCTTTAGACCGGCACTTGTGGGCACACGGCGTCCGGCCGTGCCGCATCTCGAAGTTCGCCACCGGCATGGCTGCACTCCATCCCGAGCTGCCGGCCAACCGCTGGAACCAAACCCTCCGGCGCCGGATGCCCCTGCGCCCCCTCCACTGA
- a CDS encoding carbohydrate-binding domain-containing protein: MRSFRTSLSVAAVALAISLAGCSTAATNSTSTGITGTSTTTTTTQQAVTAATIEEDTHYDSDDLTWDAATEVAISLADGGSKVTSSSSTGVAVDGNTVTISAAGTYRLSGSLSDGHIVVAAGEEDTVRIILDGVELGNSAGSPFVVQSADEAIVYLEDGSTNTLTDATTYADQGEDAPNAALYSTADLTIAGTGSLTVNGKSNDGIVSKDGLVLAAGKVTVDAVDDGIRGKDYTVLLDGAYQVTAGGDGVKADNDTDEGRGWLLVSGGSLTVNAGDDGVKAFNTLTVSGGTVTVAESEEGLEAQHISITGGDVTVTANDDGVNASGGSSTSTDGGAAAGGGGPMGGGEMAAGDYTVDVSGGTLTINSEGDGLDSNGSATISGGTVVVNGPTKEGNGALDVNGELVVSGGTVAAAGSAGMAVTPGTSSTQSGVQLTFNSSVSAGTPVHIVDSSGAVVATFVTTKTIASLVYSSSAITDGETYTVYTGGSADAKAGLTTGSIDGAEDQGTVTAGQYTQAQGPGGGGGRW, from the coding sequence ATGCGCTCCTTCCGCACGTCCCTTTCCGTTGCCGCAGTCGCCTTGGCCATATCGTTGGCCGGCTGCTCCACGGCCGCCACCAACTCGACGTCCACCGGCATCACAGGCACGTCCACCACGACAACCACCACCCAGCAGGCAGTCACCGCAGCCACCATCGAAGAGGACACCCACTACGACAGCGACGACCTCACGTGGGACGCCGCAACGGAAGTGGCCATCAGCCTGGCCGACGGCGGCAGCAAAGTGACGTCGTCGTCCTCCACCGGCGTGGCGGTGGACGGCAACACCGTGACCATCAGCGCGGCCGGAACCTACCGCCTCAGCGGCTCGCTCAGCGACGGCCACATCGTGGTGGCCGCGGGAGAGGAAGATACGGTGCGGATCATTCTGGACGGCGTGGAACTGGGCAACTCCGCAGGTTCGCCTTTTGTAGTGCAGAGCGCGGACGAAGCAATCGTGTACTTGGAAGACGGCAGCACCAACACGTTGACCGATGCCACCACCTACGCCGACCAGGGCGAAGACGCCCCCAACGCGGCGCTCTATTCCACGGCCGACCTGACCATTGCCGGCACAGGATCCCTCACCGTCAACGGAAAATCCAACGACGGCATTGTCTCCAAGGACGGCCTGGTGCTGGCCGCCGGGAAAGTCACCGTTGACGCCGTGGACGACGGAATCCGCGGCAAGGACTACACGGTCCTGCTTGACGGCGCCTATCAGGTGACCGCCGGCGGGGACGGGGTGAAGGCGGACAACGACACGGACGAAGGCCGCGGTTGGCTGCTGGTGAGCGGTGGTTCCTTGACCGTCAACGCAGGCGACGACGGCGTGAAGGCCTTCAACACCCTGACCGTTTCCGGCGGTACCGTCACCGTGGCCGAATCCGAGGAAGGCTTGGAGGCGCAGCACATTTCCATCACCGGCGGCGACGTCACCGTCACAGCGAACGACGACGGCGTGAACGCCTCGGGCGGTTCGTCCACCAGTACCGATGGCGGCGCCGCGGCTGGTGGCGGCGGTCCCATGGGCGGCGGCGAGATGGCGGCCGGTGACTACACAGTGGACGTGTCCGGTGGAACGCTGACCATCAATTCCGAGGGCGATGGTTTGGACTCCAACGGCAGTGCCACCATTTCGGGCGGAACGGTGGTGGTCAATGGCCCCACCAAGGAAGGCAACGGCGCCTTGGACGTGAACGGCGAGCTGGTAGTCAGCGGCGGAACCGTGGCCGCAGCAGGCAGCGCGGGCATGGCGGTCACTCCGGGGACCTCGTCCACGCAGTCGGGCGTGCAACTGACCTTCAACTCCTCGGTATCGGCAGGCACTCCGGTGCACATTGTTGATTCCTCCGGCGCCGTAGTTGCCACTTTCGTCACCACCAAGACCATCGCGTCACTGGTGTACTCCTCCTCTGCCATCACCGATGGCGAAACGTACACGGTATATACGGGTGGCAGTGCCGATGCGAAGGCCGGTTTGACCACAGGATCCATCGACGGAGCCGAAGACCAGGGCACCGTAACGGCTGGTCAGTACACCCAGGCACAGGGCCCGGGCGGTGGCGGCGGCCGCTGGTAG
- a CDS encoding sensor histidine kinase → MKDIDVGDAMEQSSALTEVVSIKGIIQDQHPVDFYALGVAGCIDRLAAPLRLNGVKVQWHTPHHGIEISSSAAALLYHVAQETFSNTLNYANASELTVRLNAVYHGIQLTITDDGSGFEIHAAPSGRRHGFGLLLMSIAVHDAGGTVDIDSAVGRGTSVRVTLPLD, encoded by the coding sequence ATGAAAGACATCGATGTGGGGGACGCAATGGAGCAGTCATCAGCACTAACCGAGGTGGTGTCCATCAAGGGCATCATCCAGGACCAGCACCCCGTGGACTTCTACGCATTGGGCGTCGCAGGATGCATCGACCGGCTCGCTGCACCGCTCCGCCTCAACGGAGTGAAGGTGCAATGGCACACCCCGCATCACGGCATCGAAATCTCATCCTCAGCCGCCGCGCTCCTGTATCACGTGGCGCAGGAGACCTTCAGCAACACCCTCAACTACGCCAACGCGAGCGAGCTCACTGTGCGCCTCAACGCCGTCTACCACGGCATCCAGCTCACCATCACGGACGACGGCAGCGGTTTTGAAATCCACGCCGCGCCCAGTGGCCGGCGGCACGGGTTTGGGCTGTTGCTGATGTCCATCGCAGTGCACGACGCCGGCGGGACAGTCGACATCGACTCTGCAGTCGGGCGGGGCACCAGCGTGAGGGTGACACTACCGCTGGATTGA